The following coding sequences are from one Microbacterium sp. SORGH_AS_0969 window:
- a CDS encoding DUF1844 domain-containing protein, translated as MDTIPSEQPADDHTAHRHGAEDERLARWEEQERAASSATRDIADVPAVEVITTAAVHLMSAAAVKTGLADDPTQQLDLDEARKLINALAGLITAGAPEISDMHARSLRDGLRSLQLAFREASTIQDPIGKGPGEKWTGPVT; from the coding sequence CGCGCACCGCCACGGAGCCGAGGACGAGCGTCTCGCCCGCTGGGAGGAGCAGGAGCGCGCGGCGTCCTCTGCCACCCGCGACATCGCCGACGTGCCCGCCGTCGAGGTCATCACGACCGCCGCCGTCCACCTCATGAGCGCCGCCGCCGTGAAGACCGGCCTGGCCGACGATCCGACGCAGCAGCTCGACCTCGACGAGGCCCGCAAGCTCATCAACGCCCTCGCCGGCCTCATCACCGCCGGCGCCCCCGAGATCAGCGACATGCACGCGCGGTCGCTCCGCGACGGCCTTCGGTCACTGCAGCTCGCGTTCCGTGAGGCGTCGACCATCCAGGACCCGATCGGTAAGGGGCCGGGCGAGAAGTGGACGGGTCCCGTCACGTAG
- a CDS encoding SseB family protein, protein MSPDTDDPHGAHAHGAHAHGAHADSAGVPWEGRSFQANPHSGDDGSADPALLAALLAFRAGEGDARAVVDAYREARLLIPLVAEKGDHGVGAHGLEVDKTQELSIVTVAAPDGRKVLPVFTSVAALQTWDATARPVPADGRRTALAAASEDTELIVVDPASETEFVLRRPAVWAIAQGEPWEPAHTSPTIFTGLQESISGELAVLDLAVESGDPTGRLRGPELVVHLQLMSGLEQEELDAVLARIARRWSADDRIAVLVDSLTVKLHRSSDA, encoded by the coding sequence ATGTCGCCGGACACTGACGATCCGCACGGCGCCCACGCGCACGGTGCCCACGCGCACGGCGCCCACGCGGATTCGGCCGGTGTCCCATGGGAGGGGCGCAGCTTCCAGGCCAATCCCCACTCGGGAGACGACGGCTCGGCCGACCCCGCGTTGTTGGCGGCCCTGCTCGCGTTCCGCGCGGGGGAGGGCGACGCACGCGCGGTGGTCGACGCCTACCGCGAAGCGCGCCTGCTGATCCCCCTCGTCGCCGAGAAAGGCGATCACGGCGTCGGGGCGCACGGACTCGAGGTCGACAAGACCCAAGAGCTGTCGATCGTGACGGTGGCGGCTCCCGACGGTCGCAAGGTGCTACCCGTGTTCACGTCCGTCGCGGCTCTTCAGACATGGGATGCCACGGCCCGCCCCGTCCCCGCGGACGGCCGCCGCACGGCCCTGGCCGCGGCGTCCGAGGACACCGAGCTCATCGTGGTCGACCCGGCCTCCGAAACGGAGTTCGTCCTGCGCCGCCCCGCGGTCTGGGCCATCGCGCAGGGCGAGCCGTGGGAGCCGGCGCACACGTCGCCGACGATCTTCACCGGACTGCAGGAGAGCATCTCGGGGGAGCTCGCTGTGCTCGATCTCGCGGTCGAATCGGGCGATCCGACGGGCCGCCTGCGCGGCCCCGAGCTGGTGGTGCATCTGCAGCTGATGTCGGGCCTCGAACAGGAGGAGCTGGATGCCGTGCTGGCGCGCATCGCGCGCCGCTGGTCGGCCGACGATCGCATCGCCGTGCTCGTCGACTCCCTCACGGTCAAGTTGCACCGCAGCTCCGACGCCTGA